Genomic window (Halofilum ochraceum):
GCACGGGGCTGCGCAATAGTCGCCCCTGGCGTGAACTCGCGCTGCTTACGCGCCTGTATGCGGGTGGTATGCCGGTACCGGCGCCGGTCGCCGCGCGCATCGCACCGACCGGCCCGCTGTCGCCCTGGTATCGTGGCGATCTGGTGACCGGGTATCTGCCCGGTACCCGTACGCTGGCCGAGGCCCTGACTCAGGGGCCGCTGGACGTGGCCACCTGGCCGGAGATCGGCTTCACGATCGCCCGCTTCCATGCACTCGCCGTCGATCACGCGGACCTGAATGCGCACAACGTGCTGCTCGATGACGCGGGGAAGGTCTATCTGATTGATTTCGATCGCGCCCGCCTGCGGCTGCGGCCACGCGGGCGCTGGAGCCATGGCAACCTGGCGCGTCTGCATCGCTCGCTCGGCAAGCTGCGGGCGGGGGATCCGGACTTCGGCTTTGGTGAGGGCGAGTGGCAGCGGCTGCTGGCGGGGTATCGGTCGGCGGGGTGAATGATGGCAGCACCGCGTCGCTCTGCGGCGGGATTTCGGTCCCGGGACGGTGGCGGGCGTTGATCGCGAGCGAGCTCGCTCCTACATGAATCCTGCCACCCGGTTGCAGCTTTATCTGTAGGAGCGAGCTTGCTCGCGATTGCTCTCTGGATTATCCGCGGCCCGACTGAGCGGTACCGCGTTCCGGATCGGACAATTCCGGCACGGCCCTGAGCAGGGCACGCAGATAGCGTTCGCCCATATCCGCTTCGCGTTCCATCAGTTCCCGCCCGGCCGCGCCCATCCGCTGGAGCTCGTCCGGCGCCGCCAGCAGTCCGGTGACGGCCGCGATGACCTCCGACGCATCGGCCCGGCGCAGCAACGCGCCCGCCGCCTCGAGCCGCTCCGTTTCATCGGCGAAGTTGAACATGTGCGGGCCGGTCACGATGGGCCGTCCGGCACGCGCGGGTTCAAGCACGTTCTGGCCGCCGCGGGGAATCAGCGAACCGCCCATTATGACCGCCTCGGCCCCGGCGATCAGTCCGGTGAGCTCGCCCAGCGTATCGGCCAGATAGATTGAGCCGGGCGTACCCGCGGGCTCGCCCTGGCTCCGGCGCCGTACCTCGAAGCTCTCGGCACGCAGGGCCGACGCGATGTCGGCGCCGCGGTCCGGGTGCCGTGGCGCGATCACCAGCAGATGCTCACCGGAACCCGCCTCGGCCCAGGCGCGGGCGAGCTGCAGTTCCTCGTCCTCGTGGGTGGATGCGGCGAGCACGAACGGGGCGCCCGGCTCGATGGCCGTGGCCGGCGCGCCACCCGGCGCGGCGAACTTCAGGTTGCCGACGACCTCCAGCCGGTCCGGATCGACCCCGAGATCCCGGAAACGGTCGCGATCCGTGTCCGAGCGCGCCAGCACCTGGCGGATGCGCCGCAGGCACCACGCGGCGGTGTGGCGCCACCACGCGGGGGCCTCGAGTGTCCGTGGCGACAGGCGG
Coding sequences:
- a CDS encoding 3-deoxy-D-manno-octulosonic acid kinase; translation: MNDTEGNQTCNLRLEVRGGTFVVWPDNGPRPDDAWFDPAALAAAGHTGASGTAGRGATVLFEANGRRLVLRHYRRGGLIRHLSDDLYVRTGLRNSRPWRELALLTRLYAGGMPVPAPVAARIAPTGPLSPWYRGDLVTGYLPGTRTLAEALTQGPLDVATWPEIGFTIARFHALAVDHADLNAHNVLLDDAGKVYLIDFDRARLRLRPRGRWSHGNLARLHRSLGKLRAGDPDFGFGEGEWQRLLAGYRSAG
- a CDS encoding 3-deoxy-D-manno-octulosonic acid transferase codes for the protein MSRPPLRYRLASLGLALPLAGYTLVRTARDGGAAYLYGRYGYTGTRTDGAVWIHCASVGEVAAAAPLLRELDDHGIGPLLISTATPTGQTRARAQAPAGAAVAYLPVDRPGPVRRFLERTRPRAALILETELWPHLFGALEDQAVPIALVNGRLSPRTLEAPAWWRHTAAWCLRRIRQVLARSDTDRDRFRDLGVDPDRLEVVGNLKFAAPGGAPATAIEPGAPFVLAASTHEDEELQLARAWAEAGSGEHLLVIAPRHPDRGADIASALRAESFEVRRRSQGEPAGTPGSIYLADTLGELTGLIAGAEAVIMGGSLIPRGGQNVLEPARAGRPIVTGPHMFNFADETERLEAAGALLRRADASEVIAAVTGLLAAPDELQRMGAAGRELMEREADMGERYLRALLRAVPELSDPERGTAQSGRG